The genomic DNA GGCTCCGGCCCCGGCTTCCGCTCCCGCCCCGGTGCGGGCGCCCGAGGCCGCCGCCGTCGGCTTCGCCGGCACCGTGGCCCTGAACAACTGCTCAGGCTCGGTCGTGCGGCTGCCCCAGTCGCGCCCCGACGACCGCGCGCTGGTGCTGTCCAACGGCCACTGCCTGGAGTCCGGCATGCCGGCTGCCGGCGTCGTGGTCGTCGACCGGCCCTCGACCCGCGGCTTCGACCTCCTGAACTCCGCCGGCACCCGCGTCGCCACCCTGCGGGCGAGCAGGATCGCGTACGCGACGATGACCGACACCGACGTCGCGCTGTACGAACTGACCAGCACCTACCGGCAGATCGAGAAACGCCACCGCGTCAAGGCCCTCGAACTGGACACCTCCCGCCCGGCGCGGGGGACCTCCATCAAGGTGGTCTCCGGCTACTGGAAGCGGATCTACGGCTGTTCCACGGACGGCTTCGCGCACCGCCTCAAGGAAGGCGGCTGGACCTGGAAGGACTCCATCCGGTACACCGCCGCCTGCGACACGATAGGCGGGACCTCCGGGGCGCCCGTGGTCGACACGGCGACCGGCAAGGTGGTCGCCGTCAACAACACCCGGAACGAATCGGGCGGCCGCTGCACCCTCAACAACCCCTGCGAGGTGGACGAGAACGGCACCGTGGCCGTCCGCCGGGGCATCGGCTACGCCCAGCAGACGTACA from Streptomyces sp. MRC013 includes the following:
- a CDS encoding serine protease; amino-acid sequence: MKKSLAGALLALALPGLGAAPASAAPAPAPASAPAPVRAPEAAAVGFAGTVALNNCSGSVVRLPQSRPDDRALVLSNGHCLESGMPAAGVVVVDRPSTRGFDLLNSAGTRVATLRASRIAYATMTDTDVALYELTSTYRQIEKRHRVKALELDTSRPARGTSIKVVSGYWKRIYGCSTDGFAHRLKEGGWTWKDSIRYTAACDTIGGTSGAPVVDTATGKVVAVNNTRNESGGRCTLNNPCEVDENGTVAVRRGIGYAQQTYTIAPCVGTGNEVDLDRPGCTLPKP